Proteins from one Ranitomeya variabilis isolate aRanVar5 chromosome 1, aRanVar5.hap1, whole genome shotgun sequence genomic window:
- the ARF6 gene encoding ADP-ribosylation factor 6, with product MGKVLSKIFGNKEMRILMLGLDAAGKTTILYKLKLGQSVTTIPTVGFNVETVTYKNVKFNVWDVGGQDKIRPLWRHYYTGTQGLIFVVDCADRDRIDEARQELHRIINDREMRDAIILIFANKQDLPDAMKPHEIQEKLGLTRIRDRNWYVQPSCATSGDGLYEGLTWLTSNYKS from the coding sequence ATGGGCAAGGTGCTTTCCAAGATTTTCGGCAacaaggagatgcggattttgatgCTGGGACTGGATGCAGCCGGTAAAACCACCATCCTTTACAAACTGAAGCTCGGTCAGTCCGTTACCACCATCCCCACCGTGGGGTTCAACGTGGAGACTGTAACTTATAAGAATGTCAAATTCAACGTGTGGGATGTCGGGGGGCAGGACAAGATCCGACCTCTTTGGCGGCACTATTACACCGGGACCCAAGGGCTTATCTTTGTGGTGGACTGTGCTGACCGGGATCGCATTGATGAGGCTAGACAGGAACTTCATCGTATTATCAATGACAGGGAAATGAGGGACGCCATCATCCTTATATTTGCCAATAAGCAAGACCTTCCGGATGCCATGAAACCACACGAGATTCAGGAGAAACTTGGCTTGACCCGTATCAGGGATAGGAATTGGTATGTGCAGCCGTCCTGTGCTACTAGTGGAGACGGCCTTTATGAAGGACTCACATGGTTAACCTCCAACTACAAATCCTAA